The Streptomyces sp. NBC_00659 genomic interval ACTCCCCGGCCCCGCGAACCATCGGGGCCGAACCCCACCGGACACCGCGCCCGCCCCGCCCCGCTGGAGTGGCGGTCTCCCGAACCGGCCCCGCGGTCAGCGCGTCAGCAGTTCCTCCCGCCCGTGCGCCCGGTACTGGGCCACCAGCCCGGCCACGTCCGGCGCCGTCAGTCTCCGGTACGTCTCCTCGCCCGGGGGCCGCCACCACACCGGGTCGGCGCAGTGGAAGCCCTCGCGCCTCAGGGCCACTCGGTGGATCTTGTTGGTGGCGGTGACGGGCATCCGCTCCACGAGACGCAGGAACCGGGGCGCCATCTTCGTGCCCAGATCCGGCTGGGCGCGCAGGAACGCGGCGAAGGGCGAGGGGCCGAAGCGCGCGCCGTCCTTGAGGGCCAGTGTCGCCATCACCTGGTCGCCCGCCACCGGATCCGGTACGGCGTACACCGCGACGGCGGCGGCATCCTCGTACCGGGCCAGGATGTTCTCGATCATCGCGGCGGCGAGGTTCTCGCTGTCGACGCGCAGCCGGTCGTCGGCCCGTCCGGCGAAGTAGAGGAAGCCGTCGGCGTCGCGGTAGAAGAGGTCACCGGTCCAGTACCAGCCCTCCCCCGCCTCACCGCTCCCTTTCCCCGCTCCCCCTGCCTCACCCTTCCCCCCTGCCCCGCCGTTCCGCGTCCCCGCCTCCCCCGGCCCTGGTGGCGCCCCCCGGCGCCGGGCCGCCTCGGCTCCGGGATTGCGCCAGTACCCCTCGAAGAGACTGGCGCCCCGGTTCACCAACTCCCCTATCGCGTCCGCGCCGTTGAGCAGACGTCCGTCCCCGGCGAAGACGGCCGGCGGGCACTCGCGCCGGGTGTCCGGGTCGAGCACCGCGAGGTCGTCGGCGGGCGCCGCCCGGCCGATCGCCCCGGCCGGGGTGCCGGGCGTGCGCTGGATGGCGGCGCCGCCCTCGGAGGAGCCGTACCCCTCGACGAGCCGCACCCCGAACCGCTTCTCGAAGGCGGCCGCGTCGACCGCTCCGGCCTCCGTCCCGAACCCCAGGCGCAGCGGGTTGTCGCGATCGTCGGGGCGGGCGGGCGTGGCCAGCAGATACTGCACGGCACGGCCGACATAGGTGAAGTACGTGGCCCCGCAAGCCCGTACGTCGGGCAGGAACCCGGAGGCCGAGAAGCGGCGCCGCAGCGCGATCCCCGCGCCGGCCGCGAGTGCGGGAGCCCAGTCGGCGATCACCGCGTTGCCGTGGAACATCGGCATGCAGATGTAGTGGGTGTCGTCGGCGCGCACCCCGAAGTGGTCGACGAGCGACCGCCCTGCCGCGGCGATCCTGCCCTGGGTGCAGATCGCGGCCTTGGGCGCGCCGGTCGAACCGGACGTGAACAGCAGCAGGAAACGGCTGTCCGGACGCGCCCCGCCGTCGTCCGGCCGCACGCCCTCGTACGTCCTCAGGAGCTCGGCGTAGGCGTCCGTATCGGTCACCAGGACGTGCAGGCCGGGCAGTTCGAGTCCGTCCAGAAGCGGGAGACGGGCCCGCTCGGTGACCAGGACGCGGCACTCGGTGTGCCGGATGTCCCGGGCCAGTTCGGGTCCGCGCCGGGTCGGGTTGATCCCCGCGACGGCGGCACCGGCGAGGGCGGCCGCGCCCAACCACTGGGGATACTCAGGGGTGTTGTCGAGCAGCACTCCCACATGCGGCTCCGCGCCCGGCGGCAGCAGCTCGGCGAGCAGCGCCGCGCGCGCCGCCGCGCCCTCCGCGACCTGGTGATGGCTGAGGACCCGGCCCTCGAACCACAGTCCCGGCCGGTGGTCGCCCCACCGCTCCCGCACGAGCTCCCCGACGGTACGCCTCCTGGACTCCATGGAGACGTAAGGTAATTGACGGTACGTCAGATGGGGAGTCTCGTGCGCGGGCGCGCGCCCGCGTCAGCCCCCGAAGAACGGGTCGCCGGCGAGCGCCTCGTGGTACGTGATCATGAAGCCGACACAGAAGCTGACGATCACGCCGTAGAACACCAGCATGCCGAGGGTGCCCGCGGCCACCCTCGCCCGGCTCGGAGGGTACGCCGTGGCCTTCTCGGGGTGATGGGCGATGTAGTACGCCGGGACGATGTCGCCCTCGACGACCGTCGAGGGGCCGTTCGGCTCCTCGAAGCGTATCGTCCGGCCGTCGCGGGTCGTGAACTCGTAGACGTGATGCATGGTCGTGGTGACGTGCGTGTCGTTGCCTCCGCCGCGGACCGTCGTGTACGAACGCAGACAGCGCGCCTCCGCGGTCAGTCCACTGTTCCAGGCGCTGCGCAGCTCCAGCGAGCGGCGCACGGTCCTGGCCGCCACGAACAGCACAAAGACGATCATCAGGCTGGGCAGGGCATAGAAGAAAGCACTCATGACGGTCCCCCGGTGGTCGGATACTGGTCCCCGCACGTCGACCTGGTCATGTCGACGTGCGGGGAACATACCCGCACCGGTGCCGTCAGCGCCTCAACGAAGGCTCAGAATTCGGGCCTCAGAACGTGACGTCCGCGCAGGAGTAGAACGCGTTCGTCGTGTCCGCGACCGTCCACACCCCGAGGATGACGTGGTGTCCGGTCCGGCCGCCGGGCAGGGTGCCGGTGTGCGAGAGCGTGGACGGGGGGCGCTGTCCGTTGTAGGGGACCGTCAGGAACGGGGTGGTCTCCAGGTCGGCGCGGGTCAGCGCGTGGTTCTGGTTCCAGCCGGTCTTGGTGATGAAGTACTTGAAGTCGGTCGTCGCGTGCATCGCGGTGAACTGCCAGCGGAAGGTGTAGGTCTGCCCCGCGGTCACCTTGGTCGTCGGCCAGGCCGTACCCGCGGGGGTCTTAGGCTGGTCGAGCTGGCCGAAGTTGGTGTGGTTCGCGGAGCAGATCCGGCCATCGGCCGGGCCCGCCGCCGGGAAGCCCTTGAGGCCCTCGACGCTCTGCGGCTCCCACTGGATGTCACCGCAGTTGGCCACGATGCCGCCGTTCGCGGCGCACATCTTCTGCCGGCTGAGGGGCTGGTCGGTGTAACCGTGGGCGCTGGCTCCGCCCGTGGAGAGCACGAAAGTACCCGCCGTGGCGAGACCGAGCGCCGCCGCGTACAACTTCACTTTCCCGCCGGTGCGGGACCGGCCGGTGAGGTTCTGGTTCGTCCGTTTGCGCATGCTGCCGCTCCTGGAGGACGTGGGGGATGTTCCCGTGAGCCGTGCGCGCGAGGTTCAGGTCTAGACCAAGTATCAGATTATTGCGGGTAGTTGAACATGTCCATACCAATGCCCGACCCGGCCGGCCGCCCCGCCCGAGCCGCGCGAAAGTG includes:
- a CDS encoding AMP-binding protein, yielding MESRRRTVGELVRERWGDHRPGLWFEGRVLSHHQVAEGAAARAALLAELLPPGAEPHVGVLLDNTPEYPQWLGAAALAGAAVAGINPTRRGPELARDIRHTECRVLVTERARLPLLDGLELPGLHVLVTDTDAYAELLRTYEGVRPDDGGARPDSRFLLLFTSGSTGAPKAAICTQGRIAAAGRSLVDHFGVRADDTHYICMPMFHGNAVIADWAPALAAGAGIALRRRFSASGFLPDVRACGATYFTYVGRAVQYLLATPARPDDRDNPLRLGFGTEAGAVDAAAFEKRFGVRLVEGYGSSEGGAAIQRTPGTPAGAIGRAAPADDLAVLDPDTRRECPPAVFAGDGRLLNGADAIGELVNRGASLFEGYWRNPGAEAARRRGAPPGPGEAGTRNGGAGGKGEAGGAGKGSGEAGEGWYWTGDLFYRDADGFLYFAGRADDRLRVDSENLAAAMIENILARYEDAAAVAVYAVPDPVAGDQVMATLALKDGARFGPSPFAAFLRAQPDLGTKMAPRFLRLVERMPVTATNKIHRVALRREGFHCADPVWWRPPGEETYRRLTAPDVAGLVAQYRAHGREELLTR
- a CDS encoding DUF3592 domain-containing protein; its protein translation is MSAFFYALPSLMIVFVLFVAARTVRRSLELRSAWNSGLTAEARCLRSYTTVRGGGNDTHVTTTMHHVYEFTTRDGRTIRFEEPNGPSTVVEGDIVPAYYIAHHPEKATAYPPSRARVAAGTLGMLVFYGVIVSFCVGFMITYHEALAGDPFFGG
- a CDS encoding lytic polysaccharide monooxygenase auxiliary activity family 9 protein, which gives rise to MRKRTNQNLTGRSRTGGKVKLYAAALGLATAGTFVLSTGGASAHGYTDQPLSRQKMCAANGGIVANCGDIQWEPQSVEGLKGFPAAGPADGRICSANHTNFGQLDQPKTPAGTAWPTTKVTAGQTYTFRWQFTAMHATTDFKYFITKTGWNQNHALTRADLETTPFLTVPYNGQRPPSTLSHTGTLPGGRTGHHVILGVWTVADTTNAFYSCADVTF